A region of Streptomyces paludis DNA encodes the following proteins:
- a CDS encoding response regulator transcription factor: MRVVIAEDSVLLREGLTRLLTDRGHDVVAGVGDGEALVKTVDDLVGAGTPPDVVVADVRMPPTHTDEGVRAAVRLRKDHPGIGVLVLSQYVEEQYATELLGGSSRGVGYLLKDRVAEVREFVDAVVRVAGGGTALDPEVVAQLLGRSRKQDVLAGLTPREREVLGLMAEGRTNSAVAKQLVVSDGAVEKHVSNIFLKLGLSPSVGDHRRVLAVLTYLRS, encoded by the coding sequence GTGCGTGTGGTCATCGCCGAGGACTCGGTGCTGCTGCGGGAGGGCCTGACCAGGCTGCTGACCGACCGCGGGCACGACGTGGTCGCGGGCGTGGGTGACGGCGAGGCGCTGGTCAAGACCGTCGACGATCTGGTGGGCGCGGGGACGCCGCCGGACGTGGTGGTGGCGGACGTACGGATGCCGCCGACCCACACCGACGAGGGCGTACGGGCGGCGGTGCGGCTGCGCAAGGACCACCCGGGGATCGGGGTGCTGGTGCTGTCGCAGTACGTCGAGGAGCAGTACGCGACCGAGCTGCTGGGCGGCAGCAGCCGGGGCGTCGGGTATCTGCTGAAGGACCGGGTCGCGGAGGTCCGGGAGTTCGTGGACGCCGTGGTCCGGGTGGCGGGCGGCGGTACGGCGCTGGATCCCGAGGTGGTGGCCCAGCTGCTCGGCCGGAGCCGCAAGCAGGATGTGCTGGCCGGGCTGACCCCGCGTGAGCGGGAGGTGCTGGGGCTGATGGCCGAGGGCCGGACGAACTCGGCGGTGGCCAAGCAGCTCGTGGTGAGCGACGGCGCGGTCGAGAAGCACGTCAGCAATATCTTCCTGAAGCTCGGGCTGTCGCCGAGCGTGGGCGATCACCGCCGGGTGCTGGCCGTACTGACGTATCTCAGATCCTGA
- a CDS encoding 2-oxoacid:acceptor oxidoreductase subunit alpha: MTSQVSSPAEQADETHGAGGGDDRALGEQRAPLRRRAGDKEVRRLDRVIIRFAGDSGDGMQLTGDRFTSETASFGNDLSTLPNFPAEIRAPAGTLPGVSSFQLHFADHDILTPGDAPNVLVAMNPAALKANIGDVPRGADIIVNTDEFTKRPMAKVGYQVSPLEDGSLDAYRIHPVPLTTLTIEALKEFGLPRREAERSKNMFALGLLSWMYHRPTEGTERFLRVKFAKKPQIAEANVAAFRAGWNFGETTEDFAVSYEVAPAGAAFPPGTYRNISGNLALSYGLIAAGHQAELPLYLGSYPITPASDILHELSKHKNFGVRTFQAEDEIAAIGAALGAAFGGALAVTTTSGPGVALKSETIGLAVSLELPLLVVAIQRGGPSTGLPTKTEQADLLQAMYGRNGEAPVPVLAPRTPADCFDTALDAARIALTYRTPVLLLSDGYLANGSEPWRVPDTAELPDLRVRFATAANHELADGTEVFWPYKRDPLTLARPWAVPGTPGLEHRIGGIEKQDGTGNISYDPANHDFMVRTRQAKIDGIEVPATGVDDPDGARTLVLGWGSTYGPITAAVRRLRAAGVPIAQAHLRHLNPFPRDLGEVLRRYDKVVVPEMNLGQLATMIRAKYLVDAHSYNQVNGMPFKAEQLATALKEAIDA; this comes from the coding sequence GTGACCAGCCAGGTCAGTAGCCCGGCCGAGCAGGCCGACGAGACCCACGGTGCGGGCGGCGGCGACGACCGCGCCCTCGGCGAACAGCGAGCGCCGCTGCGCAGACGCGCGGGCGACAAGGAAGTCCGCCGTCTGGACCGGGTGATCATCCGTTTCGCGGGTGACTCGGGCGACGGGATGCAGCTGACGGGCGACCGGTTCACCTCGGAGACCGCGTCCTTCGGGAACGACCTGTCGACACTGCCGAACTTCCCGGCGGAGATCCGGGCCCCCGCCGGGACCCTGCCGGGTGTCTCCTCCTTCCAGCTGCACTTCGCCGACCACGACATCCTCACCCCGGGCGACGCGCCGAACGTGCTCGTCGCGATGAACCCGGCGGCGCTGAAGGCGAACATCGGCGATGTGCCGCGCGGCGCGGACATCATCGTGAACACCGACGAGTTCACCAAGCGCCCGATGGCCAAGGTCGGTTACCAGGTCTCCCCGCTGGAGGACGGCTCGCTCGACGCGTACCGGATCCACCCGGTGCCGCTGACGACACTGACGATCGAGGCGCTCAAGGAGTTCGGGCTGCCCCGCAGGGAGGCCGAGCGCAGCAAGAACATGTTCGCGCTCGGGCTGCTGTCGTGGATGTACCACCGGCCCACGGAGGGGACGGAGCGCTTCCTCCGGGTCAAGTTCGCGAAGAAGCCGCAGATCGCCGAGGCGAACGTGGCCGCGTTCCGGGCCGGCTGGAACTTCGGCGAGACGACCGAGGACTTCGCGGTCAGCTACGAAGTGGCCCCGGCCGGCGCCGCGTTCCCGCCCGGCACGTACCGCAACATCTCCGGCAATCTCGCCCTCTCGTACGGTCTGATCGCCGCCGGCCACCAGGCGGAGCTGCCGCTCTACCTCGGCTCGTACCCGATCACCCCGGCCTCGGACATCCTGCACGAGCTGTCCAAGCACAAGAACTTCGGCGTACGGACCTTCCAGGCCGAGGACGAGATCGCCGCCATCGGCGCGGCCCTGGGCGCGGCCTTCGGCGGCGCGCTCGCCGTGACCACCACCTCCGGGCCCGGGGTGGCGCTCAAGTCGGAGACGATCGGGCTCGCGGTCTCGCTGGAGCTGCCGCTGCTCGTCGTCGCCATCCAGCGCGGCGGCCCGTCCACCGGGCTGCCCACCAAGACGGAGCAGGCCGATCTCCTCCAGGCGATGTACGGGCGCAACGGCGAGGCCCCGGTGCCGGTGCTCGCGCCCCGGACGCCGGCCGACTGCTTCGACACCGCGCTGGACGCGGCCCGGATCGCGCTGACGTACCGTACGCCGGTCCTGCTGCTCTCCGACGGCTATCTCGCCAACGGCTCCGAGCCCTGGCGGGTCCCGGACACCGCTGAACTCCCCGATCTGCGGGTCCGGTTCGCCACCGCCGCGAACCATGAACTGGCCGACGGCACCGAGGTGTTCTGGCCGTACAAACGCGACCCGCTGACGCTGGCGCGGCCCTGGGCTGTCCCCGGCACACCCGGTCTCGAACACCGGATCGGCGGCATCGAGAAGCAGGACGGCACGGGCAATATCTCCTACGACCCGGCCAACCACGACTTCATGGTCCGCACCCGGCAGGCCAAGATCGACGGCATCGAGGTCCCCGCCACCGGGGTCGACGATCCGGACGGCGCCCGCACGCTGGTGCTGGGCTGGGGCTCGACCTACGGGCCGATCACCGCCGCCGTGCGCCGACTGCGCGCGGCGGGCGTGCCGATCGCGCAGGCGCATCTGCGCCATCTCAACCCCTTCCCGCGCGATCTGGGGGAGGTGCTGCGCCGTTACGACAAGGTCGTGGTGCCGGAGATGAACCTCGGTCAGCTCGCCACGATGATCCGCGCGAAGTATCTGGTCGACGCCCACTCGTACAACCAGGTCAACGGCATGCCGTTCAAGGCCGAGCAGCTCGCCACGGCCCTCAAGGAGGCCATCGATGCCTGA
- a CDS encoding 2-oxoacid:ferredoxin oxidoreductase subunit beta, translating into MPDDMTTRAISNELLTLVPRAESKQVMKDFKSDQEVRWCPGCGDYAVLAAVQGFMPELGLARENIVFVSGIGCSSRFPYYMNTYGMHSIHGRAPAIATGLATSRRDLSVWVVTGDGDALSIGGNHLIHALRRNVNLKILLFNNRIYGLTKGQYSPTSEVGKITKSTPMGSLDAPFNPVSLALGAEASFVARTVDSDRKHLTEVLRQAAEHPGTALVEIYQNCNIFNDGAFEVLKDKERAAEAVIRLEHGQPMRFGTDGAKGVVRNRATGDLEVVPVTAANEADVLVHDAHAASPTTAFALSRLADADTLHHTPIGVLRSVKRPVYDTLMSDQLDAAVERQGKGDLGALLAGGDTWTVAG; encoded by the coding sequence ATGCCTGACGACATGACGACCAGGGCCATCAGCAACGAGCTGCTGACACTGGTGCCCCGGGCCGAGTCCAAGCAGGTCATGAAGGACTTCAAGTCAGACCAGGAGGTCCGCTGGTGCCCCGGCTGCGGGGACTACGCGGTCCTCGCCGCCGTCCAGGGCTTCATGCCGGAGCTGGGTCTCGCCAGAGAGAACATCGTGTTCGTCTCGGGCATCGGCTGCTCCTCCCGCTTCCCGTACTACATGAATACGTACGGGATGCACTCGATCCACGGCCGCGCGCCCGCCATCGCGACCGGGCTCGCCACCTCGCGCCGTGATCTGTCGGTCTGGGTGGTAACCGGCGACGGCGACGCGCTCTCCATCGGCGGCAACCATCTGATCCACGCACTGCGCCGGAACGTCAATCTGAAGATCCTGCTGTTCAACAACCGGATCTACGGACTGACCAAGGGCCAGTACTCCCCCACCTCCGAGGTAGGGAAGATCACCAAGTCGACGCCGATGGGCTCGCTGGACGCGCCCTTCAACCCGGTGTCCCTGGCGCTCGGCGCGGAGGCGTCGTTCGTGGCCCGCACGGTCGACTCGGACCGCAAGCATCTGACGGAGGTGCTGCGGCAGGCCGCCGAGCACCCGGGCACGGCGCTGGTGGAGATCTACCAGAACTGCAACATCTTCAACGACGGCGCCTTCGAGGTCCTCAAGGACAAGGAGCGGGCGGCGGAGGCGGTGATCCGGCTGGAGCACGGACAGCCGATGCGCTTCGGCACGGACGGCGCGAAGGGCGTCGTACGGAACCGGGCCACCGGCGATCTGGAGGTCGTCCCCGTCACCGCCGCGAACGAGGCGGACGTCCTCGTCCACGACGCGCACGCGGCGAGCCCGACCACCGCGTTCGCGCTCTCGCGCCTCGCCGACGCGGACACGCTGCACCACACGCCCATCGGGGTGCTGCGCAGCGTGAAGCGGCCGGTCTACGACACGCTGATGTCCGACCAGCTGGACGCGGCGGTCGAGCGGCAGGGCAAGGGCGACCTCGGCGCGCTGCTGGCGGGCGGCGACACCTGGACGGTCGCGGGCTGA
- a CDS encoding winged helix-turn-helix transcriptional regulator has product MTVSNTPNVNRTMCPSRLVLEHVTSRWGVLVLAALLERSYRFSELRREVGGVSEKMLAQTLQTLERDGFVHRDAKAVIPPRVDYSLTELGREAAEQVWGLARWTERRLEEVFQAREAYDEARTPLTAE; this is encoded by the coding sequence ATGACAGTAAGTAATACGCCGAACGTCAACCGGACGATGTGCCCCTCCCGGCTCGTCCTGGAGCACGTCACGAGCCGCTGGGGCGTGCTGGTCCTGGCCGCGCTGCTGGAGCGCTCGTACCGCTTCAGCGAGCTGCGGCGCGAGGTCGGCGGTGTCAGCGAGAAGATGCTCGCCCAGACCCTCCAGACGCTGGAGCGCGACGGCTTCGTCCACCGCGACGCCAAGGCCGTCATCCCGCCGCGCGTGGACTACTCGCTGACGGAGCTGGGGCGGGAGGCCGCCGAGCAGGTGTGGGGGCTGGCGCGCTGGACCGAACGGCGGCTGGAGGAGGTCTTCCAGGCGCGGGAGGCGTACGACGAGGCCCGGACCCCCCTGACGGCGGAATAG
- a CDS encoding SDR family oxidoreductase, whose product MSIVVTGATGHLGRLVVEALLAADVPADGIAAVVRNKEKAAGLVALGVELRVADYSAPETLKDAFRSGDRVLLVSGSEVGQRVAQHTAVIDAAKAAGVAQLAYTGVLGGPEADFDLAAEHKITEQAILDSGLPYTFLRNGWYTENYTDNLAPVLEHGAVVANAGEGRIASATRADYAAAAAAVLTGEGHLNKAYELSGDTAWSLAEYAAEIARQTGKDIAYSNVPAETHLQILTGAGLPEAFAAILVDVDAAIERGRLAGTTGDLARLTGRPTTPFAETIATALKG is encoded by the coding sequence ATGAGCATCGTCGTCACCGGAGCCACCGGACACCTCGGCCGTCTCGTCGTGGAAGCCCTGCTCGCCGCCGATGTACCGGCCGACGGGATCGCCGCCGTCGTCAGGAACAAGGAGAAGGCCGCCGGGCTCGTGGCCCTCGGTGTCGAGCTGCGGGTCGCCGACTACAGCGCCCCCGAGACGCTGAAGGACGCCTTCCGCTCCGGCGACCGGGTCCTACTGGTCTCCGGCAGCGAGGTCGGACAGCGCGTGGCGCAGCACACCGCCGTCATCGACGCCGCGAAGGCGGCGGGCGTGGCCCAGCTCGCGTACACCGGTGTCCTGGGCGGCCCGGAGGCCGACTTCGACCTGGCGGCCGAGCACAAGATCACCGAGCAGGCGATCCTGGACTCCGGTCTGCCGTACACCTTCCTGCGCAACGGCTGGTACACGGAGAACTACACCGACAACCTCGCGCCGGTGCTGGAGCACGGCGCCGTCGTCGCCAACGCGGGCGAGGGCCGGATCGCCTCCGCGACCCGCGCGGACTACGCCGCCGCTGCCGCCGCCGTCCTGACCGGCGAGGGCCACCTGAACAAGGCGTACGAGCTGAGCGGCGACACGGCGTGGTCGCTCGCGGAGTACGCGGCCGAGATCGCGCGCCAGACCGGCAAGGACATCGCGTACAGCAACGTGCCGGCCGAGACCCATCTCCAGATCCTGACCGGCGCCGGCCTGCCCGAGGCGTTCGCCGCGATCCTCGTGGACGTGGACGCCGCGATCGAGCGCGGGCGGCTGGCCGGCACCACCGGCGACCTGGCGCGGCTGACCGGCCGTCCGACCACGCCGTTCGCCGAGACGATCGCCACGGCGCTCAAGGGCTGA
- the rarD gene encoding EamA family transporter RarD, with amino-acid sequence MKAEGEQRAGLLYGIGAYGMWGLVPLYWPLLHPAGAMEILAHRMVWSLGVVVITLLVLRRWAWIRELLRQPRRLALIAVAASTISVNWGVYIWAVNTGRVVEASLGYFINPLVTIAMGVLLLKERLRAAQWTAVGIAIGAVLVLAVGYGRPPWISLTLAFSFATYGLVKKKVNLGGLESLAAETAVLFLPALGYLIWLSATGAATIGSGGAGHVALLAGTGLITAVPLICFGAAAIRVPLSTLGLLQYLAPVFQFLLGIFYFHEEMPPERWAGFSLVWLALSVLTWDALRTAHRNKAQVQALRLTAAAEAAAVTPAVAASPAVTPAPQGLTPSATTPREPSA; translated from the coding sequence GTGAAAGCGGAGGGCGAACAGCGGGCGGGACTGCTGTACGGGATCGGCGCCTACGGCATGTGGGGGCTGGTCCCGCTCTACTGGCCGCTCCTCCATCCGGCCGGCGCCATGGAGATCCTCGCCCACCGGATGGTCTGGTCCCTGGGCGTCGTCGTGATCACGCTCCTGGTGCTGCGCCGCTGGGCGTGGATACGGGAGCTGCTGCGGCAGCCGCGCAGGCTGGCGCTCATCGCGGTGGCCGCCTCCACGATCTCCGTCAACTGGGGCGTCTACATCTGGGCGGTCAACACCGGCCGGGTCGTGGAGGCGTCCCTCGGGTACTTCATCAACCCGCTGGTGACCATCGCCATGGGCGTCCTGCTGCTCAAGGAGCGGCTGCGGGCGGCCCAGTGGACGGCGGTCGGTATCGCCATCGGCGCCGTGCTGGTCCTCGCGGTCGGCTACGGGCGACCGCCGTGGATCTCGCTGACGCTCGCCTTCTCGTTCGCGACGTACGGACTGGTCAAGAAGAAGGTCAACCTCGGCGGTCTGGAGTCGCTGGCGGCCGAGACCGCCGTGCTCTTCCTGCCCGCGCTCGGCTATCTCATCTGGCTGAGCGCGACCGGCGCGGCCACGATCGGCTCCGGGGGCGCGGGCCATGTGGCGCTGCTCGCCGGCACCGGGCTGATCACCGCCGTGCCGCTGATCTGCTTCGGCGCGGCGGCCATCCGGGTGCCGCTGTCGACGCTCGGACTGCTCCAGTATCTGGCCCCGGTCTTCCAGTTCCTGCTGGGCATCTTCTACTTCCACGAGGAGATGCCGCCGGAGCGCTGGGCCGGCTTCTCCCTGGTCTGGCTGGCGCTGTCGGTCCTGACGTGGGACGCGCTGCGGACGGCGCACCGCAACAAGGCGCAGGTGCAGGCGCTCCGGCTGACGGCGGCGGCCGAGGCGGCGGCTGTGACTCCGGCTGTGGCGGCGTCTCCGGCTGTGACTCCGGCTCCTCAGGGGCTGACGCCCTCCGCGACGACCCCGCGCGAGCCCTCGGCCTGA
- a CDS encoding MFS transporter: MSPARSAPVALLLVLCGTVFLEGADVAMLAVAIPSIRAELGLSTGTAAWVMSAYVLGYAGFTLLGGRAADLLGRRRMFLGSLVVFLLFSGLGGFAGDGATLVVARFITGVAAAFMTPAAMSIITTSYEEGPRRNRALLIFAGTSAAGFSLGLVIGGLLTELGWRWVFFAPVLTSAVILAAAVRLLPRGDRAASGTGPASLRGPRGFDLPGAAAAAGAMLLLAYGILRLEHAGSGLRVTAGAFAAGLALLGVFTVIERRSPAPLVRLGIFRRAAMVRADLGALLFVGSFFGFQFVVTLYLQELRGWSSLETALALVVMGCDAVLAPLLTPLLVNRFGTVRVALGGFLLAIVSYGLFLPIGPDWTYAAMFPTLLLTGVAFALVYGPLAIAATDGVAPGEQGLAGGLLHTATQFGSAVGISAVTAVYGLAVAGTDGSPAAALTAYRAALLVPVAGVVLGALVMATGLRRRNARIRPAAGSGGGSGQAEGSRGVVAEGVSP; encoded by the coding sequence ATGTCACCCGCCCGATCCGCACCCGTCGCGCTGCTTCTCGTCCTCTGCGGGACGGTCTTCCTGGAGGGCGCCGATGTCGCGATGCTCGCGGTGGCCATCCCCTCGATCCGCGCCGAGCTGGGGCTGTCGACCGGCACCGCGGCCTGGGTGATGAGCGCGTACGTCCTCGGCTACGCCGGATTCACCCTGCTCGGCGGCCGGGCGGCCGATCTGCTCGGCCGTCGCCGGATGTTCCTCGGCTCGCTCGTGGTCTTTCTGCTCTTCTCCGGCCTGGGCGGGTTCGCGGGCGACGGCGCGACGCTGGTCGTGGCCCGCTTCATCACCGGCGTGGCAGCCGCGTTCATGACACCGGCGGCGATGTCGATCATCACCACGTCGTACGAGGAGGGGCCGCGCCGCAACCGGGCCCTGCTGATCTTCGCCGGTACGAGCGCCGCCGGGTTCTCGCTCGGGCTGGTCATCGGCGGGCTGCTGACCGAACTGGGCTGGCGCTGGGTGTTCTTCGCGCCGGTGCTGACCTCGGCGGTGATCCTGGCCGCCGCCGTACGGCTGCTGCCGCGCGGCGACCGGGCCGCATCCGGGACCGGGCCCGCATCGCTCCGCGGTCCGCGCGGCTTCGATCTGCCGGGCGCCGCCGCCGCGGCCGGGGCGATGCTGCTCCTGGCGTACGGGATCCTGCGGCTCGAACACGCCGGTTCGGGCCTCCGGGTGACGGCCGGCGCCTTCGCCGCCGGACTGGCGCTGCTGGGCGTCTTCACGGTGATCGAGCGCCGCTCGCCCGCGCCGCTGGTGCGTCTCGGGATCTTCCGCCGGGCGGCGATGGTCCGCGCGGACCTGGGCGCGCTGCTCTTCGTCGGCTCGTTCTTCGGCTTCCAGTTCGTCGTCACGCTCTACCTCCAGGAGCTGCGCGGCTGGTCGTCCCTGGAGACCGCGCTCGCGCTGGTGGTCATGGGGTGCGACGCGGTGCTCGCCCCGCTGCTGACCCCGCTCCTGGTGAACCGGTTCGGCACGGTCCGGGTGGCGCTCGGCGGATTCCTGCTCGCGATCGTGTCGTACGGACTGTTCCTGCCCATCGGCCCGGACTGGACGTATGCCGCGATGTTCCCGACCCTGCTGCTGACCGGCGTCGCCTTCGCGCTGGTGTACGGGCCGCTGGCCATCGCGGCGACGGACGGGGTGGCCCCGGGGGAACAGGGGCTGGCGGGCGGGCTGCTGCACACCGCGACCCAGTTCGGCTCGGCGGTCGGGATCTCGGCGGTGACGGCGGTGTACGGCCTGGCCGTCGCGGGTACGGACGGCTCCCCGGCCGCCGCGCTGACGGCGTACCGGGCGGCGCTGCTGGTCCCGGTGGCCGGGGTGGTCCTCGGCGCGCTGGTCATGGCCACCGGGCTGCGGCGGCGGAACGCCCGTATCCGACCGGCCGCCGGATCCGGCGGTGGATCCGGTCAGGCCGAGGGCTCGCGCGGGGTCGTCGCGGAGGGCGTCAGCCCCTGA
- a CDS encoding winged helix-turn-helix transcriptional regulator codes for MEEGTSKSPGYREGTGSSVDDEDLDPFQWDTREDCEVRQILDRVAGKWSLLVIALLDRRRLRFTELRREIDGISQRMLTVTLRQLERDGLVRRTVHPVVPPRVDYELTSLGRTLHTTIRALVTWTEEHQTEVAAARAAYDAAER; via the coding sequence ATGGAAGAAGGCACTTCGAAGTCACCGGGTTACCGCGAGGGAACCGGCTCCTCCGTCGACGACGAGGATCTCGACCCCTTCCAGTGGGACACCCGGGAGGACTGCGAGGTACGGCAGATCCTCGACCGGGTCGCCGGCAAGTGGTCGCTGCTGGTCATCGCCCTGCTGGACCGCCGCAGGCTGCGCTTCACCGAGCTGCGCCGGGAGATCGACGGCATCAGCCAGCGGATGCTGACGGTCACCCTGCGGCAGCTGGAGCGGGACGGGCTGGTGCGGCGTACGGTGCATCCGGTCGTGCCGCCCCGGGTGGACTACGAACTGACGTCACTGGGCCGCACCCTGCACACCACGATCCGCGCGCTGGTCACCTGGACCGAGGAGCACCAGACGGAGGTGGCGGCGGCCCGCGCCGCGTACGACGCGGCCGAGCGCTGA
- a CDS encoding CGNR zinc finger domain-containing protein, whose product MPDGPGPYEPGLILRTPEGRPFRFDAGALCLELLITGGPGPYARHEVLHTPDALAEWAARSRLAPGLEPELSVSDTEVRTARAVRDALLRLTLARAHDLTPDRADLATLNAAAAEPPLVARITSEGAHAWVPGATGTGLLSTVARDAVELFTGPYAHRIRECGSHDCFLLFADTSRPGRRRWCAMERCGNRNKVRTHRARRAR is encoded by the coding sequence CTGCCCGACGGCCCCGGGCCGTACGAACCCGGTCTGATCCTGCGTACGCCCGAGGGCCGCCCGTTCCGCTTCGACGCGGGCGCGCTCTGTCTGGAGCTGCTGATCACCGGCGGCCCGGGGCCGTACGCGCGCCACGAGGTGCTGCACACCCCGGACGCGCTGGCGGAGTGGGCCGCCCGGAGCCGGCTCGCGCCCGGGCTGGAGCCGGAGCTGTCGGTGAGCGATACGGAGGTACGGACGGCCCGTGCCGTACGGGACGCGCTGCTGCGGCTCACCCTCGCCCGCGCGCACGACCTGACCCCGGACCGGGCCGACCTCGCGACGCTGAACGCGGCGGCGGCCGAGCCCCCGCTCGTGGCCCGGATCACGTCGGAGGGCGCGCACGCCTGGGTGCCCGGTGCCACCGGGACCGGGCTGCTGTCGACCGTCGCCCGCGACGCCGTCGAGCTGTTCACCGGCCCGTACGCGCACCGGATCCGCGAATGCGGCTCGCACGACTGCTTCCTGCTCTTCGCGGACACCTCCCGGCCGGGCCGCCGCCGCTGGTGCGCCATGGAGCGATGCGGCAACCGCAACAAGGTACGGACCCACCGGGCGCGCCGGGCCCGGTGA
- a CDS encoding ABC transporter permease yields the protein MSRAEAGVAAGEGTGDGPERVRAARLWWAAGLLGSELALVLRRRRTWALLGVLAAVPVLIGIAVKIQTSDDGTVGGGGAAHGPAFLTQVTNNGLFLVFAALAATLPVFLPMAVGVIAGDALAGEASAGTLRYLLVAPAGRTRLLLVKYASTLVFCLVATLTVAASALAVGALLFPLGEVTTISGTRIPFGDGLIRALLIAVLVAASLAGLAAVGLFVSTLTSSGIGAMAATVGLVVTAQILDTIPQLHAVQPYLFPHYWLSFADVLRDPFYWEDIGKNLQLQAVYAAVFGSAAWARFTTKDITT from the coding sequence ATGTCGCGGGCTGAGGCGGGGGTTGCGGCGGGGGAGGGGACGGGGGACGGACCGGAGCGGGTGCGGGCGGCGCGGCTGTGGTGGGCCGCCGGGCTGCTCGGCTCCGAGCTGGCGCTCGTCCTGCGGCGCCGGCGGACCTGGGCGCTGCTGGGGGTGCTGGCCGCCGTGCCCGTCCTCATCGGTATCGCGGTGAAGATCCAGACGAGTGACGACGGCACGGTCGGAGGCGGCGGCGCGGCGCACGGTCCTGCCTTCCTCACCCAGGTCACCAACAACGGGCTGTTCCTGGTCTTCGCCGCGCTCGCCGCGACGCTCCCGGTCTTCCTCCCGATGGCCGTCGGGGTGATCGCGGGCGACGCGCTCGCGGGTGAGGCGAGCGCCGGCACACTGCGCTATCTGCTGGTGGCGCCGGCGGGGCGTACGCGGCTGCTGCTCGTCAAGTACGCCTCGACGCTGGTCTTCTGCCTGGTCGCGACCCTGACGGTGGCGGCCTCCGCGCTCGCCGTGGGGGCGCTGCTGTTCCCGCTCGGCGAGGTCACCACGATCTCGGGGACCCGGATCCCGTTCGGGGACGGGCTGATACGGGCCCTGCTGATCGCGGTGCTGGTCGCCGCGTCGCTCGCCGGGCTCGCGGCGGTCGGTCTGTTCGTCTCGACGCTGACCAGCAGCGGCATCGGTGCCATGGCGGCGACGGTCGGGCTGGTGGTCACGGCGCAGATCCTGGACACGATCCCGCAGCTCCACGCCGTACAGCCGTATCTCTTCCCGCACTACTGGCTGTCGTTCGCGGATGTGCTGCGCGACCCGTTCTACTGGGAGGACATCGGGAAGAACCTGCAACTCCAGGCGGTGTACGCGGCGGTGTTCGGGTCGGCGGCGTGGGCGAGGTTCACGACGAAGGACATCACGACCTGA
- a CDS encoding ABC transporter ATP-binding protein translates to MDSVVDRVIETRGLTKRYGGGQLAVDRLDLTVPAGSVFGFLGPNGSGKTTTIRMLLGLIEPTAGSAVLLGRPMPRAARAVLPEVGALIEGPALYGYLTGRDNLVRYDAADPTADPRTRRARVAGALERVGLTAAAGKRARAYSLGMKQRLGLAAALLRPRRLLVLDEPTNGLDPQGMREIRALVRELAADGTTVFLSSHLLDEIEQVCTHAAVMTRGRLITQGTVAELAAGTRRRLAVTTPDPGAAVRVLKERGVTDVVAVDDRVTGEPPADADPAELNAALVGAGVRVRAFGLERASLEDAFVALTGEGFDVAG, encoded by the coding sequence ATGGATTCCGTGGTGGATCGCGTGATCGAGACGCGTGGGCTCACGAAGCGGTACGGCGGCGGGCAGCTCGCCGTCGACCGGCTCGATCTGACCGTGCCCGCCGGGAGTGTCTTCGGCTTTCTCGGGCCCAATGGCTCGGGGAAGACCACCACCATCCGGATGCTGCTGGGCCTCATCGAGCCGACCGCGGGCTCCGCCGTGCTGCTGGGCCGCCCCATGCCGCGCGCGGCCCGTGCCGTACTGCCCGAGGTGGGGGCGCTGATCGAAGGGCCCGCGCTGTACGGGTATCTGACGGGCCGGGACAATCTCGTACGGTACGACGCGGCCGATCCCACGGCCGACCCCCGTACCCGCCGGGCGCGGGTGGCCGGGGCGCTGGAGCGGGTCGGGCTGACCGCCGCCGCGGGGAAGCGGGCGAGGGCGTACTCCCTGGGGATGAAGCAGCGGCTCGGGCTGGCGGCGGCGCTGCTGCGGCCACGCCGGCTGCTGGTGCTCGACGAGCCGACGAACGGGCTCGACCCGCAGGGCATGCGCGAGATCAGGGCGCTCGTGCGGGAGCTGGCTGCGGACGGCACGACGGTCTTCCTCTCCTCGCACTTGCTGGACGAGATCGAACAGGTCTGCACCCATGCCGCGGTGATGACCCGCGGCCGGCTGATCACCCAGGGCACGGTCGCGGAGCTGGCGGCCGGGACCCGGCGCCGGCTGGCCGTCACCACGCCCGATCCGGGCGCGGCCGTCCGGGTGCTGAAGGAGCGGGGCGTCACCGATGTGGTGGCCGTGGACGACCGGGTGACCGGCGAGCCCCCGGCGGACGCGGATCCCGCCGAGCTGAACGCGGCGCTGGTGGGGGCGGGGGTGCGGGTACGGGCCTTCGGCCTGGAGCGCGCCTCCCTGGAGGACGCCTTCGTCGCGCTGACCGGGGAGGGATTCGATGTCGCGGGCTGA